In the Oceanibaculum nanhaiense genome, GCACAGGCACCGATCGTCCTGAAGATGCAGTCTTCCTGGCCGTCCTCGGATATTTTCCAGGATATGGCCAAGCAGTATGTGGAGCGCGTCGAGGCGATGTCCGGCGGGCGGCTGAAGATCGATCTGCTGCCGGCAGGGGCGGTCGTCGGAGCCTTCCAGGTGCAGGATGCCTGCCATGATGGTGTGCTGGACGCGGCCCATTCGGTGCCGGTTTACTGGTACGGCAAGAACAAGGCGGCCTCGCTGTTCGGCACCGGCCCGGTGTTCGGCGCCAATGCGGCGCAGATGATCGCCTGGATGTATCATGGCGGCGGCAACGAATTTTATCGTGAGCTGACGCAGGATATTCTCGGCCTCGACATCGTTGGCTTCATGGGCTTCCCGATGCCGGCGCAGCCTTTCGGCTGGTTCAAGAAGCCGATAGACGATGTGAGCCAGGTCAAGGGCCTGAAATACCGTACCGTCGGTCTTGCCGCCGACCTGTTCCAGGCGATGGGCGCCAGCGTGGCGCAGCTGCCCGGCGGCGAAATCGTGCCGGCGATGGAACGCGGCGTGATCGATGCCTTCGAGTTCAACAACCCGACCTCGGACATGCGCTTCGGCTCGCAGGATGTGGCGAAGAACTACA is a window encoding:
- a CDS encoding TRAP transporter substrate-binding protein gives rise to the protein MESVKKATSRRNFLKNTTVATAATAGAVAGVGSLAAPAVLAQAPIVLKMQSSWPSSDIFQDMAKQYVERVEAMSGGRLKIDLLPAGAVVGAFQVQDACHDGVLDAAHSVPVYWYGKNKAASLFGTGPVFGANAAQMIAWMYHGGGNEFYRELTQDILGLDIVGFMGFPMPAQPFGWFKKPIDDVSQVKGLKYRTVGLAADLFQAMGASVAQLPGGEIVPAMERGVIDAFEFNNPTSDMRFGSQDVAKNYMLSSYHQASESFEFIFSKRKFESLPPDLQAVLRYAVEAASTSNYALAMHQYSQDLEKLQKDHGVTVKRTPESVLKAQLAAWDKILPPLMNDPYFKKVVDSQKAWCERVVFYDLMNAPDYKLAYQHYYPGKITF